The Streptomyces sp. TLI_105 DNA segment CCGGCCGTCGGTCGGCGGCGCCGCCGGGCGCGGGACCGCGCCCCCCCTGGTGTCGCGTGACTCGTACGTGCCGTCGGTCTCCATGAACCCCTGCCCCCTGACCAGCCAGGTCGCCGCGTCTGTGCCACCGTCAATCTAGTGGGCCCGGCCGTCCCCGGAGGGGATTCGACCACCCGTACGGCCGAGGACCGGCCGACCCGTGCGGGGACGTGCCGTCGGGCGGAACCGGAGCCGTCATGTCCATCCCGGACAACGACACACCCGCGACCACTCCCGATCGGCGCATGCCTCTCCCCCTCCCCCGCGCCTAGCCTGCGGAGGAAACCCGCAAGTGCGTCCAGAACCACCCCAGGAGCCCCGCATGAACGCTGTCCCGCAGGAGCGGCGCGTCGTCACCGCCATCCCCGGTCCGAAGTCGCAGGAGCTTCAGGCCCGCCGTCTCGGCACGGTCGCCGGTGGCGTCGGCTCGACGCTGCCCGTCTTCACCAAGCGGGCCGGCGGCGGCATCATCGAGGACGTCGACGGCAACCGTCTGATCGACTTCGGTTCCGGCATCGCCGTGACCTCGGTCGGCGCCTCCGCCGAGGCCGTCGTGCGCCGCGCCTCCGCGCAGCTCCAGGACTTCACCCACACCTGTTTCATGGTGACGCCGTACGAGGGTTACGTGGAGGTCTGCGAGGCGCTGGCCGAGCTGACCCCGGGCGACCACGCCAAGAAGTCCGCGCTGTTCAACTCGGGCGCCGAGGCCGTCGAGAACGCGGTGAAGATCGCCCGCTCGTACACCAAGCGCCAGGCCGTCGTCGTCTTCGACCACGGCTACCACGGCCGTACGAACCTCACCATGGGCATGACGGCGAAGAACATGCCGTACAAGCAGGGCTTCGGTCCGTTCGCCCCCGAGGTCTACCGCGTGCCGGTCGCCTACGGCTACCGCTGGCCCACCGGTGCCGAGAACTGCGGCCCCGAGGCCGCCGCCCAGGCGATCGACAACATCACCAAGCAGATCGGCGCCGACAACGTCGCCGCGATCGTCATCGAGCCGGTCCTCGGCGAGGGCGGCTTCATCGAGCCGGCCAAGGGCTTCCTGCCGGCGATCGTGAAGTTCGCCAACGACAACGGCATCGTCTTCGTCGCGGACGAGATCCAGGCCGGCTTCTGCCGTACCGGCCAGTGGTTCGCCTGCGAGGACGAGGGCATCGTCCCGGACCTCATCACCACCGCCAAGGGC contains these protein-coding regions:
- the gabT gene encoding 4-aminobutyrate--2-oxoglutarate transaminase, with product MNAVPQERRVVTAIPGPKSQELQARRLGTVAGGVGSTLPVFTKRAGGGIIEDVDGNRLIDFGSGIAVTSVGASAEAVVRRASAQLQDFTHTCFMVTPYEGYVEVCEALAELTPGDHAKKSALFNSGAEAVENAVKIARSYTKRQAVVVFDHGYHGRTNLTMGMTAKNMPYKQGFGPFAPEVYRVPVAYGYRWPTGAENCGPEAAAQAIDNITKQIGADNVAAIVIEPVLGEGGFIEPAKGFLPAIVKFANDNGIVFVADEIQAGFCRTGQWFACEDEGIVPDLITTAKGIAGGLPLAAVTGRAEIMDSVHGGGLGGTYGGNPVACAGALGAIETMKELDLNGKAKRIEEVMKTRLTAMQEKFPVIGDIRGRGAMIAIELVKDPATKEPHAEAAAALAKYCHNEGVLVLTCGTYGNVLRFLPPLVIGEDLLNEGLDVIEAALATI